One segment of Paenibacillus sp. FSL R7-0337 DNA contains the following:
- a CDS encoding bifunctional 2',3'-cyclic-nucleotide 2'-phosphodiesterase/3'-nucleotidase, with amino-acid sequence MGERRWNKPIASLLATTVLAAQMLGGVFNVPVLEAGKAEASPVITNPGTINLRLMSTTDVHTNVYGWDYFKGAASATVGLDRTSTLVKTARSEAEGKYNLLLDNGDLIQGTPLGTYMAQVSDFRESEDQIHPIIAAMNLMGYDAATFGNHEFNYGLDYLDRTVKGNVSSVTYKESTGAKFPYINANIYNVSDKKNTFEPYRIIDKEVKDSNGNTVTIRVGLLGLVTPQIMEWDKVNLENNVIAEDIVETAKKFVPEMQKDGADVIVAMTHSGFDAAAAEGTGAENVINLLSKVEGIDAITFSHTHKVFPTNGVDSALDASFKDPSTKKPYNNDVAKVDNVNGHINGTPAVQAGYGGGYLGLIDLKIDQNSNGKWTVDKEASKASTRSITGAAIDTAIDDLAGKAHQATKDYVNQPLGLTTAPMNSYFAMVQDDPTVQIVTYAQQQYVSNLIHTNENLAGYRNLPILSVGAPFKAGRNGPDEYTDIKKGDLTIASASDLYLYDNTLKAIVVKGSTVKEWVEMSAGAFNRIKPSISTPQSLLNSAFAVYNFDVIDGIKYTLDVTRNAKYKSDGSINDKSSSRVTSITYGDKPLDPEQEFVVVTNNYRASGGGNFPGVKEAKMIIDSQMENRQVLMEYIKEAGTVDPTADNNWSIDPIQGNVTVTFPSSPRAAAVAPANITTTGTTDVRGFEIYNLDLKKSAPTPTGDVEVHLLGINDFHGQLDTTSVVNGEAVGTAATLAAYLKEARAKYENSLLFHNGDSVGASAPVSSLERDKPTMEWMNLMKFDVGTLGNHEFDQGVEAMKAQIYGGKDPKNEKVVHNGADFDYINANAVDSTTGKPIITPYVVKEVGGVKIGFIGVVTKATPSKVSPAGTAGVKFLSAGEEVAAIEKYAAELNAQGVKTIVVLAHDPATTKTDPVTQKNVSTGEAVDLAKALPANSPVDVIVAGDNHGYANDTVNGKLIVQAYSYGTAFEDIKLVIDGATGTVKSKTATVTNTVQSKITPDAETKALVDYYLNQHPELTKPVGTTDGTITRTDAYTKESALGNLIADAMRHAIFKEGEKDPADFAFMNPGGIRADLPKGNVAFGDLAKIQPFGNTLVKLTLTGQQIKTLLQQQWAVKPDGTADTKTLQISGLKYTANMYLPVAERVANLTKADGTPIEMAKSYTAVVNNFMAAGGDNYKVLTEASSSLAGPIDLDVFYEYIVKTFNGGAITAAIEGRIINVEKDPGTVNPNPGNTGPVTTATPKPTASPSATPSPAATPAATAAPTPSPAVPAVAFKDLGKVAWAADAINALAAKGIIKGMDGTNFAPMKSVTRAEFVTMLVRSLELGNSASPAKFSDVKQGVWYSDTIAAAVNAGLVKGSGNGKFEPGREITREEMAIMIANALKGQLQPVDAATLNKFTDKAKIAPYAEQAVAQLTQIGIVNGMDAKHFAPKSMANRAQAAVIIFRMLENKAS; translated from the coding sequence ATGGGAGAGAGAAGATGGAACAAGCCGATAGCTTCTTTATTGGCTACCACAGTTCTGGCAGCACAGATGCTGGGCGGAGTATTCAATGTTCCTGTGCTGGAGGCAGGAAAGGCTGAGGCTTCTCCGGTGATAACAAATCCGGGAACCATTAATTTACGCTTGATGAGCACCACTGATGTTCATACGAACGTATATGGATGGGACTATTTCAAGGGTGCCGCCTCCGCGACTGTAGGTCTGGACCGTACTTCAACCTTAGTAAAGACTGCGCGCAGTGAAGCTGAGGGGAAATACAACCTTTTGCTGGATAACGGCGATTTAATTCAAGGAACACCGCTGGGAACGTATATGGCCCAAGTGTCTGATTTCAGGGAAAGCGAAGACCAGATTCATCCGATAATCGCAGCTATGAACCTCATGGGTTATGATGCAGCAACCTTCGGCAATCATGAATTCAATTATGGTTTGGATTATCTGGACCGGACCGTTAAAGGCAATGTGAGCAGTGTAACTTATAAAGAGTCTACGGGTGCGAAATTCCCTTATATCAATGCAAATATTTATAATGTGTCCGATAAGAAAAATACATTTGAACCTTATAGAATCATCGATAAAGAGGTAAAGGACAGCAACGGCAACACCGTTACCATTAGAGTCGGCCTCCTGGGTCTGGTTACTCCGCAGATTATGGAGTGGGACAAGGTAAACCTGGAGAATAACGTTATTGCCGAAGATATTGTGGAAACGGCCAAGAAGTTCGTTCCTGAAATGCAGAAGGATGGTGCGGATGTTATCGTCGCCATGACTCATTCCGGGTTCGACGCTGCTGCTGCAGAAGGAACAGGTGCAGAGAATGTCATTAACCTGCTGAGCAAGGTTGAGGGCATTGATGCCATTACCTTCTCGCATACCCACAAGGTATTCCCGACGAACGGCGTTGACAGCGCGCTGGATGCTTCCTTCAAAGATCCGTCCACCAAGAAACCTTACAATAATGATGTAGCTAAGGTAGATAACGTCAATGGTCATATCAATGGGACTCCGGCAGTACAAGCGGGCTATGGCGGGGGTTACCTAGGTCTTATTGATCTGAAAATTGACCAAAACAGCAACGGCAAGTGGACAGTAGACAAAGAAGCCTCCAAGGCTTCTACGCGCTCTATTACTGGCGCAGCCATTGACACCGCTATTGATGATCTTGCCGGAAAGGCACATCAAGCTACGAAGGATTACGTTAATCAACCGCTTGGACTAACAACTGCGCCGATGAACAGCTATTTTGCTATGGTGCAGGATGATCCGACAGTCCAGATCGTAACCTATGCCCAGCAGCAGTATGTATCTAACCTGATTCATACGAACGAGAATCTGGCCGGTTATAGAAACCTGCCGATCCTGAGCGTTGGCGCACCGTTCAAGGCTGGACGCAACGGCCCTGATGAATATACAGACATTAAGAAGGGCGACCTTACAATAGCAAGCGCAAGCGATTTGTATCTCTATGACAACACGCTGAAGGCGATTGTAGTTAAAGGTTCGACCGTCAAAGAATGGGTAGAGATGAGCGCAGGAGCGTTCAACCGCATCAAGCCGTCTATCTCCACACCACAATCTCTGTTAAATTCAGCATTTGCTGTGTACAATTTCGATGTGATTGACGGCATCAAATATACGCTTGATGTTACCCGCAATGCCAAGTATAAGTCCGATGGCAGCATCAACGATAAATCCTCCAGCCGGGTAACTTCCATCACTTATGGCGACAAGCCGCTGGATCCGGAACAGGAATTTGTGGTTGTTACCAACAACTACCGTGCAAGCGGCGGAGGGAACTTCCCGGGTGTTAAAGAAGCTAAAATGATTATTGATTCCCAGATGGAGAACCGCCAGGTGCTGATGGAATACATCAAGGAAGCGGGGACAGTTGATCCTACCGCAGACAACAACTGGTCAATTGATCCTATCCAAGGCAATGTCACTGTAACGTTCCCGTCTTCACCTAGAGCAGCAGCGGTCGCTCCTGCAAATATTACAACTACGGGTACTACAGATGTAAGAGGCTTTGAGATCTACAACCTTGACTTGAAAAAATCCGCTCCAACCCCAACGGGAGATGTTGAAGTCCATCTGCTGGGCATTAATGACTTCCACGGCCAACTGGACACTACCTCGGTGGTGAACGGGGAAGCAGTAGGCACAGCGGCTACACTTGCAGCTTATTTGAAGGAAGCCCGTGCCAAATATGAGAATTCGCTGCTGTTCCATAACGGCGACTCTGTGGGCGCATCTGCTCCGGTATCTTCGCTTGAACGCGACAAGCCTACAATGGAATGGATGAATCTCATGAAGTTCGACGTCGGTACCCTGGGGAACCATGAGTTTGACCAAGGTGTCGAGGCTATGAAGGCTCAAATCTATGGCGGTAAGGACCCTAAGAACGAGAAAGTCGTCCATAATGGCGCAGATTTCGATTATATCAATGCCAACGCAGTGGACAGCACTACTGGTAAACCTATTATCACCCCTTATGTTGTAAAAGAAGTTGGCGGCGTGAAGATCGGCTTCATCGGAGTGGTGACCAAAGCAACGCCAAGCAAAGTATCGCCAGCCGGTACAGCCGGTGTGAAATTCCTGAGTGCCGGGGAAGAAGTCGCGGCGATTGAGAAATATGCGGCCGAGCTGAATGCTCAGGGTGTTAAGACGATCGTGGTGCTTGCCCATGATCCGGCAACAACCAAGACTGATCCGGTTACCCAAAAGAATGTATCCACCGGCGAAGCTGTAGATTTGGCTAAGGCGCTTCCTGCCAATTCCCCGGTTGATGTTATCGTAGCCGGAGATAATCATGGCTATGCCAATGATACGGTGAACGGCAAGCTGATCGTTCAAGCTTACTCTTACGGAACGGCTTTTGAAGATATCAAGCTGGTGATTGACGGAGCTACAGGTACAGTGAAGAGTAAAACGGCTACTGTAACGAACACGGTTCAGAGTAAAATCACACCGGATGCCGAAACCAAGGCGTTGGTGGACTACTATCTGAATCAGCACCCTGAATTAACCAAGCCTGTAGGAACTACAGACGGTACAATAACCCGTACAGATGCCTACACTAAGGAATCAGCATTGGGTAACCTGATTGCAGATGCGATGCGTCATGCTATCTTCAAAGAAGGCGAGAAAGATCCTGCAGATTTCGCCTTTATGAACCCGGGCGGCATCCGTGCTGATCTTCCGAAAGGCAATGTAGCGTTCGGGGATCTGGCGAAGATCCAGCCGTTCGGCAACACGCTGGTGAAGCTGACCCTGACCGGCCAGCAGATCAAGACCCTGCTTCAGCAGCAATGGGCAGTTAAGCCTGACGGCACTGCAGACACGAAAACCCTGCAAATCTCAGGTCTGAAATATACAGCTAACATGTATCTGCCGGTTGCAGAACGTGTGGCTAACCTGACTAAGGCTGACGGAACACCTATTGAAATGGCGAAGAGCTACACCGCTGTAGTCAATAACTTCATGGCTGCGGGCGGCGACAATTACAAGGTATTAACTGAGGCAAGCTCCTCGCTGGCTGGACCGATCGACCTGGATGTATTCTATGAATATATCGTCAAAACATTCAACGGTGGTGCGATCACTGCTGCCATTGAAGGCCGGATCATCAATGTGGAGAAAGATCCTGGAACGGTTAATCCTAACCCTGGTAACACTGGACCGGTTACAACTGCAACACCGAAGCCAACGGCTTCGCCTTCGGCCACTCCAAGTCCGGCAGCTACACCTGCGGCAACGGCAGCTCCTACGCCAAGCCCAGCTGTCCCTGCAGTAGCCTTCAAGGATCTGGGTAAGGTAGCCTGGGCCGCAGATGCCATTAATGCATTGGCAGCCAAAGGCATTATCAAAGGGATGGACGGCACGAACTTTGCGCCAATGAAGAGTGTAACCCGAGCAGAATTCGTAACCATGCTGGTTCGTTCACTTGAACTTGGCAATTCGGCTTCACCTGCGAAATTCAGTGATGTGAAGCAGGGAGTCTGGTACTCCGATACGATTGCTGCGGCTGTGAATGCAGGTCTTGTAAAAGGCTCCGGCAACGGTAAATTCGAGCCGGGCCGTGAGATTACCCGCGAGGAAATGGCGATTATGATTGCGAATGCCCTTAAGGGTCAGCTGCAGCCGGTTGACGCTGCAACGTTGAACAAATTCACAGATAAGGCCAAGATTGCTCCTTATGCAGAGCAAGCAGTGGCGCAGTTGACTCAGATTGGTATCGTCAATGGTATGGATGCCAAGCACTTTGCACCGAAGAGCATGGCTAACCGTGCCCAGGCTGCAGTGATTATCTTCCGTATGCTGGAGAATAAAGCTTCATAA
- the thrS gene encoding threonine--tRNA ligase, whose protein sequence is MSVNIKLPDGSVREYADGSSIDDVAASISSGLRKNAAAGKLNGIVVDLSTPLQEGDLVEIVTLDSPEGLEVMRHSTAHLMAQAVRRLFGTKEVKLGVGPVIEDGFYYDMDLEHPLNPEDLLKIEKEMDRIVSENLPIVRHEVSRGEALERFGELGDPYKLELIEALPEDSVITIYEQGEFFDLCRGPHLPSTAKIKVFKLMNVAGAYWRGDSKNKMLQRVYGTAWIKKAQLDEHLRLLEEAKKRDHRKLGKELEIFTFNQLVGQGLPIWLPKGAKLRSILERYIVDLEASLGYQHVYTPVLGNVELYKTSGHWEHYQEDMFPKMTIDNEEFVLRPMNCPHHMMIYKSSMHSYRDLPIRIAELGIQHRYEMSGALTGLHRVRSMTLNDSHIFCRLDQIKSEFIRVLELIKQVYSDFGIEDYRFRLSYRDPKDTEKYYANDEMWETAQRMLREVVEEAGLPFYEAEGEAAFYGPKLDVQIKTVLGKEETLSTVQIDFLLPERFELEYVGDDGQKHRPVVLHRGILGTMERFVAFLLENFAGSLPLWLSPQQVKIIPVSSAFDEYAKEVEAKLLRSGIRAEVDLRNEKMGYKIREAQLEKLPYMFVVGENEMNAGSVSIRKRGEGDIGARSLQEAIDSLAQEIAGRVI, encoded by the coding sequence ATGTCAGTAAATATTAAGCTTCCGGACGGATCGGTCCGGGAATATGCGGACGGCAGCAGCATTGATGATGTAGCCGCCTCTATCAGCAGCGGACTGCGCAAGAACGCCGCAGCAGGCAAGCTCAACGGGATTGTCGTAGACCTCTCAACACCGCTGCAGGAAGGCGATCTGGTAGAGATCGTAACGCTTGATTCGCCGGAAGGTCTCGAAGTGATGCGTCACAGCACAGCTCACTTGATGGCGCAGGCGGTAAGACGTCTGTTCGGCACCAAGGAAGTGAAGCTTGGAGTCGGTCCTGTGATCGAAGACGGCTTCTATTATGATATGGATCTGGAGCATCCGCTCAATCCCGAGGATCTGCTGAAGATCGAGAAGGAAATGGACCGTATTGTCTCGGAGAATCTGCCGATTGTCCGCCATGAGGTCAGCCGGGGGGAAGCACTGGAGCGCTTCGGCGAACTGGGTGATCCTTACAAGCTGGAGCTGATTGAAGCTCTGCCGGAAGACAGTGTCATCACCATCTATGAGCAGGGCGAATTCTTCGACCTTTGCCGTGGCCCGCATTTGCCGTCTACAGCCAAGATCAAGGTATTCAAGCTGATGAATGTGGCCGGGGCTTACTGGCGCGGAGACAGCAAGAATAAGATGCTGCAGCGTGTGTACGGCACAGCCTGGATCAAGAAGGCACAGCTGGATGAGCATCTGCGCCTGCTGGAGGAAGCGAAGAAGCGCGACCACCGGAAGCTGGGCAAGGAGCTGGAGATTTTCACCTTCAATCAGTTAGTTGGACAAGGCCTGCCGATCTGGCTGCCTAAGGGCGCGAAGCTGCGCAGTATTCTGGAGCGTTATATTGTCGATCTGGAAGCAAGTCTCGGATACCAGCATGTCTACACTCCGGTACTGGGGAACGTAGAGCTGTACAAGACTTCCGGGCACTGGGAGCACTATCAGGAAGATATGTTCCCTAAGATGACTATCGATAATGAAGAGTTCGTGCTGCGCCCGATGAACTGCCCGCACCACATGATGATCTACAAGAGCTCGATGCACAGCTACCGCGATCTGCCGATCCGCATTGCCGAGCTTGGAATTCAGCACCGTTATGAAATGTCGGGAGCCTTGACAGGTCTGCACCGCGTGCGTTCCATGACGCTGAATGACTCACATATCTTCTGCCGTCTGGACCAGATCAAGAGCGAGTTCATCCGTGTGCTGGAATTGATTAAGCAGGTATACAGTGACTTCGGGATTGAAGATTACCGGTTCCGCCTCTCTTATCGTGATCCTAAGGATACTGAGAAATATTATGCCAACGATGAGATGTGGGAGACTGCACAGCGTATGCTGCGTGAGGTAGTCGAAGAAGCCGGTCTGCCGTTCTACGAAGCCGAAGGCGAAGCGGCCTTCTATGGTCCGAAGCTCGATGTGCAGATTAAGACTGTACTCGGCAAAGAAGAGACACTCTCGACCGTACAGATTGACTTCCTGCTGCCGGAGCGCTTTGAGCTGGAATATGTCGGCGACGACGGCCAGAAGCACCGTCCGGTTGTCCTGCACCGCGGGATTCTGGGAACGATGGAACGGTTTGTAGCCTTCCTGCTGGAGAACTTTGCCGGTTCACTGCCGCTCTGGCTGTCCCCGCAGCAGGTGAAGATTATTCCGGTATCTTCGGCCTTTGACGAATATGCGAAGGAAGTGGAAGCGAAGCTGCTGCGCAGCGGCATCCGTGCGGAAGTGGATTTACGCAATGAGAAGATGGGCTACAAGATCCGTGAAGCTCAGCTCGAGAAGCTGCCGTACATGTTCGTAGTCGGCGAGAACGAGATGAATGCCGGTAGCGTATCAATCCGCAAACGCGGCGAAGGCGACATTGGCGCCCGTTCGCTGCAGGAAGCTATTGATTCGCTTGCACAGGAAATTGCCGGACGTGTAATCTAA
- a CDS encoding 3D domain-containing protein: MNKMGLYQRFWCLFVTIVLMLTAAGIFPDYVRKSAQARGMEDTAGQHGSSIQKQSPVDRQQTGSASRLGGSSRAVQPDAADKAVKKPEVQAAKPKNPVKAPGSVPVAAPAPEQIITSLKVMATGYTAGYESTGKTAKHPEYGITYSGVKVRRDKNAVSTIAADPKVLPLGSILYIPGYGYGIVADTGSAIKGRKIDLYFSTTKQVYKEWGKKSVVIQLIKRGDGKCTESMLKSLGHAIQTYNAVPQYLLEEAI; encoded by the coding sequence ATGAACAAAATGGGCTTATACCAGAGGTTTTGGTGTCTTTTCGTCACGATCGTCCTTATGCTGACCGCTGCCGGGATCTTCCCGGATTACGTGCGCAAGTCGGCTCAGGCGAGAGGGATGGAAGACACTGCAGGGCAGCATGGAAGCAGCATACAGAAGCAGTCACCCGTTGATCGTCAGCAGACAGGCTCAGCATCCCGTCTTGGAGGCTCTTCAAGAGCCGTACAGCCGGATGCCGCAGACAAAGCTGTTAAGAAGCCAGAGGTACAGGCAGCTAAGCCTAAGAATCCTGTCAAAGCACCCGGTTCGGTACCGGTAGCCGCTCCGGCTCCAGAGCAGATTATCACCTCGCTGAAAGTTATGGCGACCGGCTATACAGCCGGATACGAATCCACCGGCAAGACCGCGAAGCATCCGGAGTACGGGATTACGTATTCAGGAGTTAAGGTACGGCGGGACAAGAATGCGGTATCCACGATTGCAGCGGACCCGAAGGTGCTGCCGCTGGGAAGTATTTTATATATACCGGGTTACGGATATGGAATTGTGGCCGATACCGGATCGGCAATCAAAGGGCGCAAGATCGATCTCTACTTCAGCACCACCAAGCAGGTCTACAAGGAATGGGGCAAGAAGTCGGTGGTGATTCAACTGATCAAGCGCGGAGACGGTAAATGCACGGAAAGTATGCTGAAGAGCTTGGGTCATGCTATCCAGACCTATAATGCAGTTCCGCAATATTTGCTGGAAGAAGCTATTTAA
- the liaF gene encoding cell wall-active antibiotics response protein LiaF: MKRRFTSQVLGGLLLIGLGGMFLLRQMGYTDFSLSSLISTYWPVILIVMGVQRLLAPDEQRSRFSATLGGFIYLAIGVFFLGRNLDWFYYSASDFFKMLIPVMLIGGGLSVIFRPRPSTPPIPPAPPSPPGYYPPGPGKSPLDTAPPAPLESTLDQQFEQKFGKPAGSEDRNWNDYLHKNEEDADGNPLHASADTRWQEKQERQERRRQERQERQARRHGEWHEEFQDSGNDKDATNRSAFIGDVHMGKEHFQLKRTNISQFIGDTVLDLTNAQIPYGETKINISAFVGDIKVYIPDDMDLGVAVTGSSFIGDMQVLEQSRSGFMSNVQCKTPYYKESGKKVRINVSCFIGDVKVKTVG, encoded by the coding sequence ATGAAACGAAGGTTCACCAGCCAGGTACTCGGAGGCCTGCTCCTCATCGGTCTGGGGGGAATGTTCCTGCTCCGGCAGATGGGCTACACGGATTTCAGTCTGAGTTCACTGATCTCCACCTATTGGCCCGTTATTCTGATCGTGATGGGCGTACAACGGCTTTTGGCTCCGGATGAGCAGCGATCAAGATTTTCGGCAACACTCGGCGGATTTATCTATCTGGCGATCGGTGTGTTTTTCCTGGGACGGAATTTAGACTGGTTCTACTACTCGGCAAGCGATTTCTTCAAAATGCTGATTCCGGTCATGCTGATCGGCGGCGGACTATCCGTCATCTTCAGACCGCGGCCGAGCACTCCGCCAATACCTCCGGCACCGCCCTCACCACCAGGCTACTACCCGCCTGGACCCGGTAAGAGTCCGCTGGATACAGCGCCGCCTGCTCCGCTGGAGTCTACGCTCGATCAGCAGTTCGAGCAGAAATTCGGCAAGCCGGCTGGCAGCGAGGACCGGAACTGGAATGATTATCTGCATAAGAATGAGGAAGACGCAGACGGTAACCCGCTGCATGCTTCGGCAGATACCCGCTGGCAGGAGAAGCAGGAGCGCCAGGAGCGCAGACGCCAGGAGCGTCAGGAACGGCAAGCCCGCCGTCACGGCGAATGGCATGAGGAGTTCCAGGATTCCGGGAATGACAAGGATGCGACGAACCGCTCGGCTTTTATCGGTGATGTGCATATGGGCAAGGAGCATTTTCAATTGAAGCGGACCAATATTTCGCAGTTCATCGGGGATACGGTGCTGGATCTGACCAATGCGCAGATTCCTTACGGCGAGACGAAGATTAATATCTCTGCTTTTGTCGGCGACATTAAAGTATATATTCCAGATGATATGGATCTGGGTGTGGCTGTGACCGGCAGCTCGTTCATCGGTGATATGCAGGTGCTTGAGCAGTCGCGCAGCGGGTTCATGAGCAATGTGCAGTGCAAGACACCGTATTACAAGGAATCGGGCAAGAAAGTCCGTATCAACGTCAGCTGCTTCATCGGTGACGTTAAAGTCAAAACGGTGGGTTAA
- a CDS encoding sensor histidine kinase codes for MGMIFSNTKWMLLVYFLLSGGVTAGLMYAGTCLGYIQVVDTRMWIYLCLGIVLFTVIIGYIAGQRIQRRIDHLDLNMLQVAKGNMSVRMPESEDQSFARVYHEFNIMMDTVEKKMKRLQQLGEQEVIEKEKAAESAVLEERRRMARDLHDTVSQQLFAIHMSASSLPKVLERSAEHGRVVMDQLISMSQMAQKQMRALIAQLRPVELEGRNLFEALEKWFPDYCRQNGLKGVKELELQGELSEAIEHQLFLIIQESMANIVKHAGARVVSLSLREVPRQVVLSISDDGQGFEHVQHKQGSYGLTTMRERAEKLGGQVEIISRRGAGTTIRVHIPKFVQGRAETAADGSEADSEEA; via the coding sequence ATGGGGATGATCTTCAGTAATACCAAGTGGATGCTGCTGGTGTATTTCCTGCTTAGCGGCGGGGTTACGGCGGGACTGATGTATGCCGGGACATGCCTGGGCTATATTCAGGTGGTGGATACCCGGATGTGGATCTACCTGTGTCTGGGCATTGTATTGTTCACAGTCATCATCGGCTACATCGCCGGTCAGCGGATTCAGCGGCGGATCGATCATCTGGATTTGAATATGCTGCAGGTGGCTAAGGGGAATATGTCGGTACGGATGCCGGAGAGCGAGGACCAGTCTTTTGCACGGGTCTACCATGAGTTCAACATCATGATGGATACGGTCGAGAAGAAGATGAAGCGGCTCCAGCAGCTCGGGGAACAGGAAGTTATTGAGAAGGAAAAGGCAGCGGAGAGTGCGGTACTGGAAGAGCGCAGGCGTATGGCCCGGGATCTGCATGATACGGTGAGCCAGCAGCTGTTCGCTATTCACATGTCCGCCTCTTCGCTGCCTAAAGTGCTTGAACGCAGCGCCGAGCACGGCAGGGTGGTGATGGATCAGCTGATCAGCATGTCCCAGATGGCGCAGAAGCAGATGAGGGCGCTCATCGCACAGCTGCGTCCGGTGGAGCTGGAGGGGCGCAATCTGTTCGAGGCATTGGAGAAGTGGTTCCCGGATTATTGCCGTCAGAACGGGCTCAAAGGGGTGAAGGAGCTCGAGCTTCAGGGTGAGCTGTCCGAAGCGATCGAGCATCAGCTGTTCCTGATTATTCAGGAGTCGATGGCAAATATTGTGAAGCATGCCGGTGCACGGGTGGTCAGTCTGTCCCTGCGGGAGGTGCCGCGCCAGGTGGTGCTGAGCATCAGCGATGACGGGCAGGGCTTCGAGCATGTGCAGCACAAGCAAGGCTCCTACGGGCTCACGACCATGCGTGAGCGTGCCGAGAAGCTCGGCGGTCAGGTCGAGATTATCAGCCGCAGGGGAGCGGGAACAACGATCCGCGTACATATTCCAAAGTTTGTCCAAGGCCGCGCGGAGACGGCTGCTGACGGGTCTGAGGCCGATTCTGAAGAGGCTTGA
- a CDS encoding response regulator transcription factor: MSLIKVLLVDDHDMVRMGLKTYLMLDPMFEVIGEAANGHEALAMLRELGQEALPDLVLMDLMMPVMNGAETTRAVLAEFPGLKIVILTSFLEDDLVVDAIEAGAVSYVLKTVSAEELIYALQGAYRGMPVMTGDVSQALTRGIRQRTVQGDSSGLTEREKEVLLLIAEGKTNKDIGEELHISIKTVKTHVSNLLMKCELDDRTQLAIFAHRKGWAQG, translated from the coding sequence ATGAGTCTCATAAAAGTACTGCTTGTAGATGATCACGATATGGTGAGGATGGGCCTCAAAACCTATTTGATGCTGGACCCGATGTTTGAAGTGATAGGGGAAGCAGCCAACGGGCATGAAGCGCTGGCGATGCTCCGTGAACTGGGACAGGAGGCGCTGCCGGATCTGGTGCTGATGGATCTGATGATGCCGGTAATGAACGGTGCTGAGACCACCCGCGCGGTCCTGGCCGAATTCCCCGGGCTCAAGATTGTCATCCTTACCAGCTTCCTGGAGGACGATCTGGTGGTCGATGCGATTGAAGCCGGAGCTGTCAGCTATGTGCTTAAGACCGTCTCCGCAGAAGAACTGATCTATGCGCTGCAAGGCGCCTATCGCGGCATGCCCGTGATGACCGGCGATGTGTCGCAGGCACTGACCCGCGGCATCCGCCAGCGCACGGTCCAGGGCGACTCCTCCGGCTTAACCGAACGTGAGAAGGAAGTGCTGCTGCTGATCGCCGAGGGCAAGACGAATAAGGATATTGGCGAGGAGCTGCATATCAGCATCAAGACCGTGAAGACTCATGTCAGCAACCTGCTGATGAAATGCGAGCTGGATGACCGCACCCAGCTGGCGATCTTCGCCCACCGCAAAGGCTGGGCGCAGGGTTAG
- a CDS encoding ROK family protein has translation MRIANANLMKEINLNNVRQVMKRMETATKPQLAALTKLSVVTVNSLVKELSELGELFEDMVVPSNGGRPAQTYRFNYNFSLALVMYVTEKAGKVLVSATVINLKDDILMKDDHIIPVFERDFFYTIIEHALSQYPAIKVIGIGIPGQAVNGEIKVSSLRELTGSRLIEEIETRFGLPILVENDVNAAISGYCMKHREGEEQYLLGLYFPNGYPPGMGIYLNGSILRGNQGMSGEVKFLPDMPEWSLEIPRDTFIAATCRILQTVNAVLAPDRIVIYQDRVEDEVWTSAWTAYQLQHPMPVYPEVVLQHTFQEDFENGLRRLTLKELEPEPT, from the coding sequence ATCCGAATAGCAAACGCCAATCTGATGAAGGAAATTAACCTGAATAATGTGCGTCAGGTGATGAAACGAATGGAGACGGCTACAAAACCCCAGCTAGCTGCACTGACCAAGCTGAGCGTAGTAACTGTGAACTCATTAGTTAAGGAACTGTCCGAGTTAGGGGAATTGTTTGAAGACATGGTGGTGCCTTCTAACGGGGGCAGACCCGCACAGACCTATCGCTTTAATTACAATTTCAGCCTCGCATTGGTGATGTACGTGACAGAAAAAGCGGGAAAGGTCCTGGTCTCCGCCACAGTTATCAATTTGAAGGACGATATTCTGATGAAGGATGATCATATCATCCCGGTTTTTGAGAGAGATTTTTTCTATACAATCATTGAACATGCACTGAGCCAGTATCCTGCCATCAAGGTCATTGGCATAGGTATTCCGGGACAGGCGGTCAATGGTGAAATTAAGGTCAGCAGTCTCCGGGAACTGACGGGCTCACGGTTAATAGAAGAGATTGAGACCCGGTTTGGGCTGCCTATTCTGGTGGAGAATGATGTGAATGCAGCGATCAGCGGATATTGCATGAAGCATAGGGAAGGCGAAGAGCAATATTTACTGGGGCTCTACTTTCCGAACGGTTACCCGCCGGGTATGGGGATCTACCTGAACGGCAGCATCCTGAGAGGAAATCAGGGGATGTCAGGCGAGGTTAAGTTCCTTCCCGATATGCCTGAGTGGAGCCTGGAGATACCCCGAGATACATTCATAGCTGCAACCTGCAGGATCTTACAGACGGTGAATGCTGTTCTGGCCCCGGATAGAATTGTCATTTATCAGGACAGAGTGGAAGATGAAGTCTGGACATCGGCCTGGACAGCCTATCAGCTTCAGCATCCCATGCCGGTTTATCCGGAGGTCGTCTTACAGCACACCTTTCAAGAAGATTTCGAGAACGGTCTGCGCAGACTGACCCTGAAGGAGTTAGAGCCGGAGCCTACATAG